The following proteins are encoded in a genomic region of Corynebacterium atypicum:
- a CDS encoding DsrE family protein: MANTGKYVVSITHGGEDADRASVGFVVANAALGSAQDTMVWLSCEGVRLAEKGVAETVHEEGLTPLKEMLDTFIAGGGKVYACGTCATKRNLGPEDMIDGAEITGAATLVAFTADSTPTVTY, translated from the coding sequence ATGGCCAATACCGGTAAGTACGTCGTCTCGATCACCCACGGTGGCGAGGACGCCGACCGCGCCAGCGTCGGCTTCGTGGTGGCCAATGCGGCCCTCGGATCGGCGCAGGACACGATGGTGTGGTTGTCCTGCGAAGGGGTGCGTCTGGCAGAAAAGGGGGTGGCCGAAACCGTCCACGAGGAGGGCCTGACCCCGCTGAAGGAAATGTTGGATACGTTCATCGCCGGCGGCGGCAAGGTGTACGCCTGCGGCACCTGCGCCACTAAGCGCAACCTGGGCCCTGAGGACATGATCGACGGCGCGGAGATCACCGGGGCGGCGACCCTCGTGGCGTTCACTGCCGACAGCACCCCGACGGTGACCTACTAA
- a CDS encoding DUF3151 domain-containing protein → MEKKDLLAPKPIYLPDDPAHHAQDILAVETAIVHPESPLVWARRTEVALEHAEKAQENARQEAGASSGRHHARPSAQEVQVEEQELDSISDPRLVAYAFARTGYHRSLDLLRANGWKGWGPVPYEHEANRGVLRAIAALARAAELIGESTEYERCRKMLADASPEAVEELL, encoded by the coding sequence ATGGAAAAGAAGGATTTACTCGCGCCCAAGCCCATCTACTTGCCGGATGATCCCGCACATCACGCCCAAGACATCCTGGCAGTCGAGACGGCCATCGTGCACCCGGAGTCGCCGCTGGTCTGGGCCCGGCGCACTGAGGTAGCCCTCGAGCACGCCGAGAAGGCGCAGGAAAACGCCCGCCAGGAGGCCGGCGCCTCGTCCGGGCGCCACCACGCTCGCCCGAGCGCCCAGGAGGTTCAGGTGGAAGAGCAGGAGCTCGATTCGATTAGCGACCCTCGCCTGGTTGCCTACGCGTTTGCCCGCACCGGCTACCACCGCAGCCTGGATTTGCTGCGGGCCAATGGCTGGAAGGGCTGGGGGCCGGTCCCCTACGAGCACGAGGCGAATCGCGGCGTGTTGCGGGCGATTGCGGCTCTGGCGCGCGCGGCTGAGCTCATCGGTGAGAGCACGGAGTACGAGCGGTGCCGGAAGATGCTTGCTGACGCCTCGCCAGAGGCCGTGGAGGAGCTTCTTTAG
- a CDS encoding EamA family transporter, whose protein sequence is MWIVFAFGAAFFAGVTSILGKAGVKTTPSSLATVLRTIVVLAFAALMVALAGSAGTVGQIAPKTWVFLVASGAATGASWLCFFRALQLGPAAKVAVIDKSSIVITVLLAIVVLGETHSLGLRLAGVALIALGTWLMIERKPAGEENDAPAKPGDERLGRGAPPQPSAPTAATAASASTPAGRGWLGFALGAAVFAALTAILGKVGIEDVESNLGTLIRTVVVLVMAFIVVAVKGEWQPLSGIARSELAFIALSGLATGASWLCYWKAMQDGPASVVAPIDKLSILVTVLFVWLAFGEKQSRRALVGLGVLAAGTLVMVLAG, encoded by the coding sequence ATGTGGATCGTTTTTGCCTTCGGCGCGGCCTTCTTCGCCGGGGTGACCTCGATCCTGGGCAAGGCCGGGGTGAAGACCACGCCGTCGAGCCTAGCCACGGTGCTGCGCACTATCGTCGTTCTCGCGTTCGCCGCGCTCATGGTCGCGCTGGCAGGATCGGCGGGCACCGTCGGGCAGATCGCGCCCAAGACCTGGGTATTCCTCGTGGCCTCCGGGGCGGCGACGGGAGCGAGTTGGCTGTGCTTTTTCCGGGCCCTGCAGCTAGGGCCCGCGGCCAAGGTCGCCGTGATCGACAAGTCCAGCATCGTCATCACCGTGTTGCTCGCCATCGTCGTGCTCGGGGAAACCCACAGTTTGGGGCTGCGGCTGGCCGGGGTCGCGCTGATCGCGCTCGGCACCTGGCTGATGATCGAGCGCAAGCCCGCCGGCGAAGAGAACGACGCGCCAGCGAAGCCGGGTGACGAACGGCTTGGCCGCGGCGCGCCACCCCAACCGAGCGCGCCGACGGCGGCCACCGCGGCGTCGGCAAGCACCCCCGCCGGGCGTGGTTGGCTCGGGTTCGCCCTGGGTGCTGCGGTCTTTGCCGCGCTGACCGCGATCTTGGGCAAGGTGGGCATCGAAGACGTCGAGTCCAACTTGGGCACGCTCATCCGTACCGTCGTGGTGCTGGTGATGGCCTTCATCGTCGTCGCGGTCAAAGGGGAGTGGCAGCCGCTTTCTGGCATCGCCCGCAGCGAGCTGGCCTTCATCGCTCTCTCGGGCCTGGCCACGGGCGCGAGCTGGCTGTGTTACTGGAAGGCTATGCAAGACGGCCCCGCCAGCGTGGTGGCGCCCATCGACAAGCTGAGCATTCTCGTCACCGTGCTCTTTGTCTGGCTGGCCTTCGGCGAGAAACAGTCCCGGCGCGCGCTCGTAGGGCTCGGCGTACTCGCCGCCGGCACTCTCGTGATGGTCCTGGCCGGATAA
- a CDS encoding acyltransferase family protein: MSTVKYRYDLDGLRGIAIAFVVLFHVFVGRVSGGVDVFLLLSGYFFLGSQLRYAERQDASLNLWWPLWRTIRRLVPLLVTVLTATVLAVVFFVPELRQLDLGRQLIASLFYYQNWELAAQGAEYGAASGEVSPLQHIWSMSVQGQFYLFAVVLGWAIAWILRRQRRARKTSITPAARIAGPILIAATAASFAYAVFLHQAYQPLNYYSTFSRMWELTLGAVLVLYAGRLKLSRWAREAFTGLGLAMVVTTGIFFDGADLFPGPWALYPLGGAALVILGDGKIAGVLASRFFRWLGSIAYALYLWHWPILILATVYLGLTRPPVWLGLAVIAVSVALADASHRFIEAPLRQHAKRPSRMENRVVDAIKAVHVEYTALLRAAGGATVALIAAGLLSAPASWHASVENLEASSLNPVEYPGARVLTGATAPDGVKWQPDPYVLADTVSPAWSAGCMNVFGDPPGELAPDWYTGEDADHCVFGDPAAEVTVFLVGGSHAEQWMAPLDVLGKEYGFRVIPYVRQSCPAFVRELDDVFDEECIEFNQSMVERIKRDRPDLVISNSTRPLLEKERFIDEVPRSYLTFWEFLARENIPFLGLRDNPWFLREQGFPDMVSQCLEKGHDYHECGRPKDLIYASEDPAAEYLDDVPQMRAVDTSKWFCPDDFCGAVMGNIYMWRDGNHMSDDFALSLTDLLWHQLRYVLPRAAGGRL, encoded by the coding sequence TTGAGTACCGTGAAATACCGTTACGATCTCGACGGCCTGCGCGGCATCGCCATCGCCTTCGTGGTTTTGTTCCACGTCTTTGTGGGGCGGGTCTCCGGCGGCGTCGACGTCTTTTTGCTGCTCTCCGGCTACTTTTTCCTCGGCTCGCAGCTGCGCTACGCCGAGCGCCAGGATGCCTCGCTGAACCTGTGGTGGCCACTGTGGCGCACCATCCGCAGGCTGGTTCCGCTGCTGGTCACCGTACTCACCGCCACGGTGCTCGCCGTCGTCTTCTTCGTGCCGGAGCTGCGCCAACTCGACTTAGGCCGCCAGCTCATCGCCAGCCTTTTCTACTACCAGAACTGGGAACTGGCCGCCCAAGGCGCCGAATACGGGGCCGCCTCCGGTGAAGTCAGCCCGCTGCAGCACATCTGGTCCATGTCGGTCCAGGGGCAGTTCTACCTCTTCGCCGTAGTGCTGGGTTGGGCCATCGCCTGGATCCTGCGCCGTCAACGCCGCGCGCGCAAGACCTCGATCACACCGGCCGCGCGCATCGCCGGGCCCATCCTGATCGCCGCCACCGCCGCGTCCTTCGCCTACGCGGTCTTTCTACACCAGGCCTACCAGCCGCTGAATTACTACTCCACGTTCTCCCGTATGTGGGAGCTCACCCTGGGCGCGGTGCTGGTCCTCTACGCCGGCCGGCTGAAACTCAGCCGCTGGGCGCGCGAGGCGTTTACCGGCCTCGGGCTGGCCATGGTGGTCACCACCGGCATATTTTTCGACGGCGCAGACCTCTTCCCCGGCCCCTGGGCGCTCTACCCTCTGGGCGGAGCGGCCCTGGTGATCCTCGGCGATGGGAAAATCGCCGGCGTGCTCGCCTCCCGGTTCTTCCGGTGGCTCGGCTCCATCGCCTACGCGCTCTATCTATGGCACTGGCCCATCCTCATCCTCGCAACGGTGTACCTGGGGCTCACCCGGCCGCCCGTGTGGCTAGGCCTGGCGGTCATCGCCGTGTCGGTGGCGCTTGCTGACGCAAGCCACCGCTTCATCGAAGCCCCCTTACGCCAACACGCCAAGCGCCCCAGCCGGATGGAAAACCGCGTCGTCGACGCCATCAAGGCCGTCCACGTGGAGTACACCGCGCTGCTGCGCGCGGCGGGCGGGGCCACCGTGGCCCTGATCGCTGCGGGGCTGCTGAGCGCGCCCGCCAGCTGGCATGCGAGCGTGGAAAACCTCGAGGCCTCCAGCCTCAACCCGGTCGAATACCCCGGGGCCCGGGTACTGACCGGGGCCACAGCGCCCGACGGCGTGAAGTGGCAGCCGGACCCCTACGTGCTGGCCGATACGGTCTCGCCGGCCTGGTCCGCTGGGTGCATGAACGTCTTCGGCGACCCCCCCGGCGAGCTCGCGCCCGACTGGTACACGGGCGAAGACGCCGACCACTGCGTGTTTGGCGATCCGGCCGCCGAGGTCACCGTCTTCCTCGTCGGCGGCTCGCACGCCGAGCAGTGGATGGCGCCGCTCGACGTCTTGGGTAAGGAATACGGCTTTCGGGTCATCCCCTATGTGCGCCAGTCCTGCCCGGCCTTCGTGCGCGAGCTCGACGACGTCTTCGACGAGGAGTGCATCGAGTTCAACCAGTCCATGGTCGAGCGCATCAAGCGCGACCGCCCCGACCTGGTGATCTCTAACTCCACGCGGCCGCTGCTGGAAAAAGAGCGCTTTATCGACGAGGTTCCGCGTTCCTACCTGACGTTCTGGGAGTTCCTCGCCCGGGAGAACATCCCGTTCCTCGGGCTGCGCGACAACCCCTGGTTCTTGCGCGAGCAGGGCTTCCCCGACATGGTCTCGCAGTGCCTGGAAAAGGGCCACGACTACCACGAGTGCGGCCGGCCCAAGGACCTCATCTACGCCTCCGAGGACCCGGCGGCGGAGTACCTCGACGACGTGCCACAGATGCGGGCGGTGGACACCTCGAAGTGGTTCTGCCCGGACGATTTCTGTGGGGCGGTGATGGGCAATATCTACATGTGGCGCGACGGTAACCACATGTCGGATGACTTCGCCCTGTCGCTTACAGACCTCCTCTGGCACCAGCTGCGCTACGTGCTGCCGCGCGCCGCCGGTGGCCGGCTCTAG
- a CDS encoding acetyl/propionyl/methylcrotonyl-CoA carboxylase subunit alpha — MAQTAPARRITKVLVANRGEIAVRVIRAARDAGLYSVAVYAESDASAPFVEMADEAFSLNGSSAQETYLDAEKILEVAERSRADAVHPGYGFLSENADFAQAVIDAGLTWIGPSPAAIAALGDKVTAREIAKKADAPMVPGAQKPVANAAEAEAFAREHGLPIAIKAAFGGGGRGMKVARSLDEVAELFESATREAKAAFGRGECFIERYLDRARHVEAQVLADSFGNVVVCGTRDCTLQRRYQKLVEEAPAPFLSDAQRELIHSSAKRICALADYTGAGTVEYLVGADGLVSFLEVNTRLQVEHPVTELTSGIDLVREQFRIAEGQRLRFDHDLTARGHAFEFRINGEDPGNNFLPTPGTITSYREAAGPGVRVDSGVGNGSVISGQFDSMLAKLVVYGENRAEALQRARRALDEFQVEGIPTVLPFHRLVVNNPDFIGDEDGFGVSTRWIESEWQNPLEPFADPTDEPDGGETNPRHTAVVEVNGRRVVIALPETLALGGFSPRRATKKRRAGGSSATASGDAVLAPMQGTVVKVEVADGDEVEEGQMVLVLEAMKMENPVKAHKAGVVSGLSASPGDGVSKGEQLLEIK; from the coding sequence ATGGCACAGACTGCACCTGCCAGGAGGATCACTAAGGTCCTCGTAGCCAACCGCGGGGAAATCGCCGTGCGCGTCATTCGCGCCGCACGCGATGCAGGCCTCTACTCGGTCGCCGTCTACGCCGAGTCAGACGCGTCCGCCCCCTTCGTCGAGATGGCCGACGAAGCGTTCTCGCTGAACGGGTCGAGCGCCCAGGAGACGTACCTGGACGCCGAGAAGATCCTCGAGGTTGCCGAACGCTCGCGTGCGGACGCCGTACACCCGGGCTACGGCTTCCTTTCTGAAAACGCCGACTTTGCCCAGGCTGTCATCGACGCCGGGCTGACCTGGATCGGACCTAGCCCCGCAGCCATCGCCGCCCTGGGCGATAAGGTCACCGCCCGCGAGATCGCGAAGAAGGCCGACGCTCCGATGGTGCCCGGCGCCCAGAAGCCGGTGGCTAACGCCGCGGAGGCCGAGGCCTTTGCCCGCGAGCACGGATTACCCATCGCCATCAAGGCCGCCTTCGGTGGCGGCGGGCGCGGCATGAAGGTCGCCCGCTCGCTCGACGAGGTGGCCGAGCTTTTCGAATCCGCCACCCGCGAGGCCAAAGCCGCCTTTGGGCGCGGTGAGTGCTTCATCGAGCGTTACCTCGACCGCGCCCGCCATGTGGAGGCCCAGGTACTGGCCGACTCCTTTGGCAATGTCGTGGTGTGCGGCACCCGCGACTGCACGCTGCAGCGCAGGTACCAGAAGCTCGTCGAGGAAGCCCCAGCCCCCTTCTTAAGCGATGCGCAGCGCGAGCTGATCCATTCCTCGGCCAAACGGATCTGCGCGCTGGCCGACTACACGGGCGCCGGAACGGTGGAGTACCTGGTGGGCGCCGACGGCCTCGTCTCCTTCTTGGAGGTCAACACGCGCCTGCAGGTCGAGCACCCGGTCACGGAGTTGACCAGCGGTATCGATCTGGTACGCGAACAGTTCCGCATCGCCGAGGGGCAGCGCCTGCGCTTCGATCACGATCTCACTGCGCGCGGGCACGCCTTCGAGTTCCGCATCAATGGCGAGGACCCGGGCAACAACTTCCTGCCCACCCCGGGCACGATCACCTCCTATCGAGAGGCCGCCGGGCCGGGCGTGCGCGTGGACTCTGGCGTGGGCAACGGCTCGGTGATCTCGGGCCAGTTCGATTCGATGCTGGCCAAGCTCGTCGTCTACGGCGAGAACCGCGCGGAAGCGCTGCAGCGCGCCCGGCGCGCCCTGGACGAGTTTCAGGTCGAGGGCATCCCGACCGTGCTCCCGTTCCACCGCCTGGTGGTGAACAACCCAGATTTCATCGGCGATGAGGACGGCTTTGGCGTGTCCACCCGATGGATCGAGTCCGAGTGGCAGAACCCGTTGGAGCCGTTCGCAGACCCCACCGACGAGCCCGATGGCGGCGAGACTAACCCGCGTCACACGGCCGTGGTGGAGGTCAACGGGCGGCGCGTGGTTATCGCGCTGCCAGAAACGCTCGCTTTGGGCGGTTTTAGTCCCCGCCGGGCTACCAAGAAGCGCCGCGCCGGCGGCTCCTCGGCCACGGCCTCGGGCGACGCGGTGCTGGCCCCAATGCAGGGCACCGTGGTCAAGGTAGAGGTTGCCGATGGCGACGAGGTCGAGGAGGGGCAAATGGTGCTCGTCCTCGAGGCAATGAAGATGGAAAACCCGGTCAAAGCCCACAAGGCGGGCGTGGTCAGCGGGTTGAGCGCTAGCCCCGGCGACGGGGTCTCCAAGGGCGAGCAGCTCCTCGAGATCAAATAA
- a CDS encoding Maf family protein: protein MLASRSPSRAQLLRAGGWHPELVPADVDEEAIRARLHGAPPPEVVRALATAKAEAVRERIREPQAAIVIGCDSMLLVAGELMGKPHTVERTISRWRAQAGTAGELLTGHCLIGPGGERYAETVATTVHFADAEPADIEAYAATGEPLECAGAFTLEALGGWFIESIEGDPSSVIGLSLPLVRRAVNSFGYPVSSWW from the coding sequence GTGCTGGCCTCCCGCTCGCCGTCGCGCGCCCAGCTGTTGCGCGCTGGCGGCTGGCACCCGGAGCTAGTGCCCGCTGACGTCGACGAAGAGGCGATTCGCGCCCGGCTTCACGGCGCCCCACCACCCGAGGTGGTGCGCGCGCTGGCGACCGCTAAGGCAGAGGCCGTGCGCGAGCGCATCCGCGAGCCTCAGGCGGCCATCGTGATCGGCTGCGATTCGATGCTCTTGGTCGCAGGCGAACTGATGGGCAAACCGCACACCGTCGAGCGCACCATCTCGCGCTGGCGCGCCCAGGCCGGCACGGCCGGCGAGCTGCTGACCGGGCACTGCCTGATTGGGCCGGGCGGCGAACGCTACGCCGAGACGGTTGCCACCACAGTGCACTTCGCCGACGCCGAGCCGGCGGATATCGAAGCCTACGCGGCCACCGGGGAGCCGCTCGAGTGCGCGGGTGCCTTTACCCTCGAGGCCCTCGGCGGGTGGTTTATCGAGAGCATCGAGGGGGATCCGTCTTCGGTGATCGGGCTGAGCCTGCCGCTGGTGCGCCGGGCCGTCAACTCGTTCGGGTACCCGGTATCCAGCTGGTGGTAA
- a CDS encoding sulfurtransferase yields the protein MPVPFDPYPPFKDFAHPEAFVSAAWLSARLGTSGLRVVESDEDALLYDIGHIPGAVRIDWQRDLNDPVTRDFIDGEAFAALMRAKGIAREDTVVIYGDKCNWWAAYTMWVFKLFGHEDVRILDGGRDAWMAEERDTSFAVPEYPETDYPVVERNDATERAFVDEVLDAADGRAEITLVDVRDLDDYAGTAEKAYSPKSVERAGHIPGALHAYWRNAVHFNNRFRPFAEIQEAYSNLDPKAPTITYCQLGDRSAHSWFVLKYILGFRDVRNYDGSWSEWGNMVRMPIATGETP from the coding sequence GTGCCCGTGCCTTTTGACCCGTACCCGCCGTTTAAAGACTTTGCCCACCCGGAGGCGTTCGTCTCCGCGGCGTGGCTCTCTGCGCGGCTGGGCACGTCCGGTCTGCGCGTGGTCGAGTCCGATGAAGACGCTCTGCTCTACGACATCGGGCACATCCCCGGTGCGGTGCGCATCGACTGGCAGCGCGACCTCAACGATCCCGTCACCCGGGACTTCATCGACGGCGAGGCATTTGCGGCCCTGATGCGCGCCAAGGGCATTGCCCGCGAGGACACCGTGGTGATCTACGGCGATAAGTGCAACTGGTGGGCGGCCTACACCATGTGGGTGTTCAAGCTCTTCGGCCACGAGGACGTCCGCATCCTGGACGGCGGCCGGGACGCCTGGATGGCCGAGGAACGCGACACCTCGTTCGCTGTGCCCGAATACCCGGAGACCGACTACCCGGTGGTGGAGCGCAACGACGCCACCGAGCGGGCCTTCGTCGACGAGGTCCTCGACGCCGCCGACGGGCGCGCGGAGATCACGCTGGTGGACGTACGCGACCTGGACGATTACGCCGGCACCGCAGAGAAGGCTTATTCGCCGAAGTCGGTCGAGCGCGCCGGGCACATCCCCGGCGCGCTGCACGCGTACTGGCGCAACGCCGTGCACTTTAATAACCGCTTCCGCCCGTTCGCGGAAATCCAAGAGGCCTACTCCAACCTGGACCCCAAGGCCCCCACCATCACGTACTGCCAGCTTGGGGACCGCTCTGCGCACTCCTGGTTCGTGCTCAAGTACATCCTCGGCTTCCGCGACGTGCGCAACTACGATGGCTCGTGGTCCGAGTGGGGCAACATGGTGCGCATGCCGATTGCCACCGGCGAAACTCCCTAA
- a CDS encoding pyruvate carboxylase, producing the protein MAKENPPSFKKILVANRGEIAVRAFRAAYEVGAQTVAVYPREDRNSFHRSFANEAVRIGDGDSPVKAYLNIDEIIRAAKKSGADAVYPGYGFLSENAAFARACADHGITFIGPPPEVLDLTGDKSAAVKAAKEAGLPILDDSPASDDVDQIVEYGKGREYPVFVKAVAGGGGRGMRFVPSEDQLPTLAAEASREAAAAFGSGEVYIERAVINPQHIEVQILGDATGDVIHLYERDCSLQRRHQKVVEIAPAQHLDPKLREQICADAVAFCRHIGYQGAGTVEFLVDEQGRHVFIEMNPRIQVEHTVTEEVTQVDLVKSQMQLAAGATLRDLGLAQDKIHTSGAALQCRITTEDPNNGFRPDTGTITSYRSPGGAGVRLDGAAQLGGEITPNFDSMLVKMTCRGPNFATAVARAQRALAEFDVSGVTTNIGFLRALLHEDDFQHHRISTSFISEHSWLLNAPPVDDEPSRILDYLAEVTVNHPHGKPFEAVNPVEKLPELDLEAPLRRGSRDKLLQLGPAEFARQLRESDQLGLTDTTFRDAHQSLLATRVRGEALIPAAEAVARMMPELFSVEAWGGATYDVAMRFLHEDPWVRLDDLRQAMPNVNIQMLLRGRNTVGYTPYPDSVCRAFVKEAADSGVDIFRIFDALNDVSQMRPAIDAVLETETTVAEVAMAYSGDLTDPNEKLYTLDYYLKLAEQIVETGAHILAIKDMAGLMRPAAARKLVKALRHEFDLPVHVHTHDTAGGSLATYLAAAEAGADAVDGASSPMSGTTSQPSLSAIVAAFANTWRDTGVGLKAVCDLEPYWEAVRNMYRPFEAGVPGPTGRVYHHEIPGGQLSNLRAQAVALGLGDRFELIENTYADVNELLGRPTKVTPSSKVVGDLALSLVGTGVTVAEFARDPQKYDIPDSVIAFLRGELGTPPGGWPEELREKALAGRKESPDHTVEIEPEDAEALASADRDTRRGTLNRLLFAKPAKEFAEHRLRYGNVSRLADREFFYGLEEGEERVIQIPDSSRRMTVRLDAVGEPDAKGMRSVVCTVNGQVRPLRVRDESVETATSSVEKADPNAAGQVPAPFAGVVTVTVAEGDDVAEGDQVAVIEAMKMEASISATVTGTVKRVVIKQATKVEGGDLIVEIG; encoded by the coding sequence GTGGCAAAAGAAAATCCCCCGAGCTTTAAAAAAATCCTCGTAGCCAACCGCGGTGAGATTGCGGTGCGCGCTTTCCGCGCCGCCTACGAGGTCGGTGCCCAGACCGTTGCGGTTTACCCCAGAGAGGATCGCAACTCCTTCCACCGGTCCTTTGCCAACGAGGCCGTGCGTATCGGCGACGGCGATTCGCCCGTGAAGGCGTACCTGAACATCGACGAGATCATCCGGGCGGCCAAGAAATCGGGGGCGGACGCCGTCTACCCCGGCTACGGCTTCCTCTCCGAGAACGCGGCCTTCGCGCGCGCGTGCGCCGACCACGGCATCACCTTCATCGGTCCGCCGCCGGAGGTGCTGGACCTCACCGGCGATAAGTCCGCGGCCGTTAAGGCCGCCAAGGAGGCCGGGCTGCCCATCCTGGACGATTCACCGGCCTCGGACGACGTGGATCAGATCGTCGAGTACGGCAAAGGCCGCGAGTACCCCGTCTTTGTCAAGGCGGTGGCGGGCGGCGGTGGGCGCGGCATGCGCTTCGTGCCCTCCGAGGATCAGCTACCGACGCTGGCCGCCGAGGCCTCACGGGAGGCCGCTGCAGCCTTCGGCTCTGGTGAGGTCTACATCGAACGCGCCGTGATCAACCCGCAGCACATCGAGGTGCAGATCTTGGGGGATGCGACGGGCGATGTCATCCACCTCTACGAGCGCGACTGCTCCCTGCAGCGCCGCCACCAGAAGGTGGTGGAGATTGCCCCGGCCCAGCACCTGGACCCCAAGCTGCGCGAACAGATCTGCGCGGACGCCGTGGCCTTCTGCAGGCACATCGGGTACCAGGGCGCGGGCACCGTGGAGTTCCTCGTCGACGAGCAAGGCCGCCACGTCTTCATCGAGATGAACCCCCGCATCCAGGTGGAACACACCGTGACCGAAGAGGTCACCCAGGTAGACCTGGTCAAGTCTCAGATGCAGTTGGCCGCCGGCGCCACGCTGCGCGACTTGGGCCTGGCACAGGACAAGATCCACACCTCCGGCGCTGCGCTGCAGTGCCGGATCACCACCGAGGACCCGAACAACGGCTTTAGGCCGGACACCGGCACGATCACCTCGTACCGCTCGCCGGGCGGGGCGGGGGTGCGTCTCGACGGCGCGGCTCAGCTCGGCGGCGAGATCACGCCGAACTTCGACTCCATGCTGGTGAAGATGACCTGCCGGGGCCCGAACTTCGCCACCGCGGTGGCCCGCGCCCAGCGTGCGCTCGCCGAGTTCGACGTTTCCGGGGTGACCACCAACATCGGCTTCTTACGGGCGCTGTTGCACGAGGACGACTTCCAGCACCACAGGATCTCCACCTCGTTTATTAGCGAGCACTCCTGGCTGCTCAATGCGCCGCCCGTCGATGACGAGCCCAGCCGGATCCTGGACTACCTCGCCGAGGTGACGGTCAACCACCCGCACGGCAAGCCCTTCGAGGCCGTCAACCCGGTAGAAAAGCTCCCCGAGCTCGACCTCGAGGCGCCGCTGCGGCGTGGCTCGCGCGACAAGCTGCTCCAGCTCGGGCCGGCCGAGTTCGCGCGGCAGCTGCGCGAATCGGACCAACTCGGACTCACCGACACCACGTTCCGGGACGCCCACCAGTCGCTCCTGGCCACCCGGGTACGCGGCGAGGCGCTCATCCCGGCCGCCGAGGCCGTCGCCCGCATGATGCCGGAGCTGTTCAGCGTAGAGGCCTGGGGCGGGGCCACGTACGACGTCGCGATGCGCTTCCTCCACGAGGACCCCTGGGTGCGCCTGGACGACCTGCGCCAGGCGATGCCGAACGTGAACATCCAGATGCTGCTCCGCGGGCGCAACACCGTTGGGTACACCCCGTACCCGGACAGCGTCTGCCGCGCCTTTGTCAAGGAGGCCGCGGACAGCGGCGTGGACATCTTCCGCATCTTCGACGCGCTTAATGATGTCTCGCAGATGCGCCCGGCTATCGACGCGGTGCTGGAGACCGAAACCACCGTCGCCGAGGTAGCCATGGCGTACTCCGGGGATCTCACCGACCCCAACGAGAAGCTCTACACGCTGGACTACTACTTGAAGCTCGCCGAGCAGATCGTGGAAACCGGCGCGCACATCCTGGCCATCAAGGACATGGCCGGCCTGATGCGCCCGGCCGCGGCACGGAAGCTGGTCAAGGCGTTGCGCCACGAGTTCGATTTGCCGGTGCACGTGCACACCCATGACACGGCGGGTGGTTCCTTAGCCACTTACCTCGCGGCCGCGGAGGCGGGCGCGGACGCCGTCGACGGGGCGAGCTCCCCGATGTCGGGTACCACCTCCCAGCCCTCGCTTTCTGCCATCGTGGCGGCGTTTGCCAATACCTGGCGCGATACCGGGGTGGGGCTGAAGGCCGTCTGTGACCTTGAGCCCTACTGGGAGGCCGTGCGCAACATGTACCGGCCGTTCGAGGCCGGCGTTCCCGGCCCCACCGGGCGGGTTTATCACCACGAGATTCCCGGCGGGCAGCTGTCCAACCTGCGCGCCCAGGCCGTGGCGTTGGGGCTGGGCGATCGCTTCGAGCTCATCGAAAACACCTACGCGGACGTCAACGAGCTCTTGGGGCGGCCGACCAAGGTCACGCCGTCCTCCAAGGTGGTCGGCGACCTGGCGCTGTCCCTGGTGGGCACCGGGGTGACCGTCGCCGAGTTCGCCCGGGATCCGCAGAAGTACGACATCCCGGATTCCGTCATCGCCTTCCTGCGCGGCGAGCTGGGCACCCCGCCCGGCGGGTGGCCCGAAGAGCTGCGGGAGAAGGCCCTGGCCGGGCGCAAAGAGAGCCCGGACCACACCGTGGAGATCGAGCCCGAGGACGCCGAGGCGCTGGCTTCCGCAGACCGCGACACGCGCCGGGGCACCCTCAACCGTTTGCTCTTCGCCAAGCCCGCCAAGGAGTTCGCCGAGCACCGGCTGCGCTACGGCAATGTCTCGCGCCTGGCCGACCGGGAGTTCTTCTACGGCCTCGAAGAGGGCGAGGAGCGGGTTATTCAGATTCCGGATTCCTCGCGGCGCATGACCGTGCGGCTTGACGCGGTCGGCGAGCCGGACGCGAAAGGCATGCGCTCGGTGGTGTGCACCGTCAACGGGCAGGTGCGCCCGCTGCGGGTGCGCGACGAGTCGGTGGAGACGGCGACCTCCTCGGTGGAGAAGGCCGACCCGAACGCAGCCGGCCAGGTGCCCGCCCCGTTTGCTGGCGTGGTGACCGTCACCGTCGCGGAGGGCGACGACGTCGCAGAAGGCGACCAGGTGGCCGTCATCGAGGCGATGAAGATGGAGGCCTCGATTTCCGCTACGGTCACCGGCACCGTCAAACGCGTGGTGATCAAGCAGGCCACCAAGGTCGAAGGCGGCGACCTGATCGTCGAGATCGGCTAG